The region CTTTAACCCAATGAATAATGGTGACATGGTAATTATCAGCGTACCACCATTAACAGAAGAGCGTCGTCGTGATTTAGCAAAACAAGCAAAATCTGAGGCTGAAGATGCTAAAATTGGTATTCGTAATTCTCGTAAAGATGCTAATACGGACATCAAAAAATTAGAAAAAGAAGGAACTTCAGAAGACATCTGTAAATCTGCAGAAGAAGAAGTTCAGAACTTAACAAACTCTTACATCAAAAAAATCGATGAATTATTAGCTTTAAAAGAAGCTGAAATCATGAAAGTGTAATTAGTTTTGGAATAAAATAAAAAATCCGTCTGGTTTATTGTATCAGACGGATTTTTTTATTGCTATTTTTGCATACGAAAATTAAATTCTTTTCGTTTTTGAAACTATATCATTCTGTATGAAGCTATTTTGTTTTTTGACTTTGTTTTTTACGCTTACACTTCAGGCGCAAATTCAAATAAACGGAATCGTAACCGATTCAAATAACAAACCTCTTCCGTTTGCTACGATTACCACTTCAGAAAACAACAACACTATTACAGATGTTGATGGGAAATTTATCTTCAAAATCAGTGCATCAGCAAATACTTTAACGGTTTCTTA is a window of Flavobacterium crocinum DNA encoding:
- the frr gene encoding ribosome recycling factor, translated to MTEEIDFILESTEESMNGTISHLEKEFLNIRAGKASPAMLGGVFVDYYGSATPLSQVSKISVPDARTITLQPFEKNMLQAIEKAILIANIGFNPMNNGDMVIISVPPLTEERRRDLAKQAKSEAEDAKIGIRNSRKDANTDIKKLEKEGTSEDICKSAEEEVQNLTNSYIKKIDELLALKEAEIMKV